One Miscanthus floridulus cultivar M001 chromosome 11, ASM1932011v1, whole genome shotgun sequence DNA window includes the following coding sequences:
- the LOC136494806 gene encoding LOW QUALITY PROTEIN: probable metal-nicotianamine transporter YSL6 (The sequence of the model RefSeq protein was modified relative to this genomic sequence to represent the inferred CDS: deleted 1 base in 1 codon), whose amino-acid sequence MGSEAEITGPLLASGDSAPAPAPAPEAVPPWREQVTARGLAVSAVLGVLFCLITHKLNLTVGIIPSLNVAAGLLGYFLVRTWTAALERFGVVSKPFTKQENTVIQTCVVACYGLAFSGGFGSYMLAMDQRTYELIGPDYPGNRAVDVKNPSLGWMIGFMFVVSFLGLFSLVALRKVMVIDYKLTYPSGTATAMLINSFHTTTGAELADKQVRCLGKYLSISFIWNCFKWFFSGVGDSCGFDNFPSLGLAAFKNTFYFDFSPTYIGCGLICPHIVNCSTLLGAIISWGFLWPYISTKAGDWYPANLGSNDFKGLYGYKVFISVSVILGDGLYNLIKIIYATIKEIMNARAKQGRLPLVQVQDGDEGSKLSAEEKHLNETFIKDSIPPWLAGSGYIGLAAISTATVPMIFPQIKWYLVLSAYVVAPLLAFCNSYGTGLTDWNLASTYGKIGLFIFASWVGQNGGVIAGLAACGVMMSIVSTAADLMQDFKTGYLTLSSPRSMFVSQLIGTALGCVIAPLTFWLYWSAFDIGNPDGAFKAPYAVIFREMSILGVEGFSALPQHCLAICSFFFIASLVINLLRDVTPKNVSRFIPIPMAMAIPFYIGAYFAIDMFVGTVILFVWERVNRKECDDFSGAVASGLICGDGIWTVPSAILSILRIDPPICMYFKPSVSS is encoded by the exons ATGGGATCGGAGGCGGAGATCACGGGCCCACTCCTCGCGTCCGGCGACAGTGCgcctgcgccggcgccggcgccggaggcGGTGCCCCCGTGGCGGGAGCAGGTGACGGCGCGGGGGCTGGCGGTCAGCGCC GTCCTGGGGGTGCTCTTCTGCCTCATCACGCACAAGCTCAACCTCACCGTCGGGATCATCCCCTCGCTCAACGTCGCCGCGGGGTTGCTCGGCTACTTCCTCGTCCGCACCTGGACGGCGGCGCTCGAGAGGTTCGGCGTCGTCTCCAAGCCCTTCACCAAGCAGGAGAACACCGTCATCCAGACATGCGTCGTCGCCTGCTACGGCCTCGCCTTCAGCG GGGGGTTTGGAAGTTATATGCTTGCAATGGATCAGCGAACCTATGAGCTTATCGGGCCAGATTATCCTGGTAACAGGGCCGTGGATGTCAAGAATCCTTCACTGGGCTGGATGATTGGGTTCATGTTTGTAGTTAGCTTCCTTGGGCTATTTAGTCTTGTTGCACTACGCAAG GTTATGGTAATTGATTACAAGCTGACTTATCCCAGTGGGACAGCCACGGCTATGTTGATAAATAGTTTCCACACAACCACTGGAGCTGAGCTTGCAGA TAAGCAAGTCAGGTGTCTTGGGAAGTACTTGAGCATTAGTTTTATCTGGAACTGCTTTAAATGGTTCTTCAGCGGTGTTGGAGATTCTTGTGGTTTCGATAATTTCCCTTCTTTGGGACTTGCAGCATTTAAGAATAC GTTTTATTTTGATTTCAGCCCAACCTATATTGGATGCGGTCTTATTTGTCCACATATTGTTAATTGTTCTACACTTCTTGGTGCCATCATATCGTGGGGTTTTCTTTGGCCATATATATCCACAAAAGCTGGGGATTGGTATCCAGCTAACCTTGGAAGCAATGACTTCAAAGGACTCTATGGATACAAG GTTTTTATATCTGTATCTGTGATCCTTGGGGATGGCCTTTATAACCTCATCAAGATCATTTATGCTACTATCAAGGAAATAATGAATGCACGGGCTAAGCAAGGAAGACTGCCACTAGTACAAGTTCAGGATG GCGATGAAGGTTCAAAATTATCAGCTGAGGAAAAGCATCTGAATGAGACATTCATAAAGGACAGTATTCCTCCCTGGTTGGCAGGATCTGGTTATATTGGCCTTGCAGCAATATCGACTGCAACTGTCCCAATGATCTTCCCACAGATCAAGTGGTACCTTGTCCTCTCAGCATATGTTGTTGCTCCCCTTCTCGCTTTCTGCAACTCGTATGGCACTGGCCTGACAGACTGGAACCTTGCATCCACATATGGAAAGATTGGCCTCTTCATTTTTGCCTCATGGGTTGGCCAGAATGGTGGTGTGATTGCCGGCTTAGCAGCCTGCGGTGTTATGATGTCCATCGTGTCCACTGCAGCCGATCTCATGCAGGACTTCAAGACTGGTTACCTTACACTCTCTTCCCCTAGGTCCATGTTTGTGTCGCAGCTGATTGGGACCGCCCTTGGTTGCGTCATTGCTCCACTCACCTTTTGGCTTTACTGGTCGGCTTTCGACATTGGTAACCCTGACGGTGCATTCAAAGCTCCATATGCTGTAATCTTCCGTGAGATGTCAATCCTTGGCGTGGAAGGGTTCTCTGCACTGCCTCAGCACTGCCTAGCGATCTGCTCGTTTTTCTTCATTGCATCTCTGGTGATCAACCTCCTTCGGGATGTCACTCCAAAGAATGTCTCCAGATTCATCCCAATCCCGATGGCTATGGCCATTCCCTTCTACATTGGTGCATACTTTGCCATCGACATGTTTGTTGGGACAGTTATCCTTTTCGTCTGGGAGAGGGTTAACCGCAAGGAGTGTGATGACTTCTCAggtgcggttgcctctggcttgATCTGTGGTGATGGGATCTGGACTGTTCCTTCTGCGATACTGTCAATCCTTAGGATTGACCCACCAATTTGCATGTACTTCAAACCATCCGTTAGCAGCTAA